GTGGGATCATTCGGGGAAAGCCAGGTCACCAAATCCGTCTCCACGTTCCAGTAATAAGGAAGACCACTGCGGACAGATCAGTGTGGAGTTAACACTCACCGTAAAGAGTGGAGGGTAATATTAACATGTGCAGTCATGCAGCAAGAAAGGAGCTAAATGTACATACCAAGCAGGATCAAACACCTTGTACCAGTTCGGAGGAAGATTCTCTTTTCTGGTGGCTTCATAATCAACATTATTGTCGTCGTAATCTTCAGCGATGATCTCCTCGTCAGCTTCTGTGTGGATTAGTGGGAAAAAGTTGATGTTGGGGCACAAACTGAGAAAATCTCCAAGCACGTCTGGTGATGTGGAAACTGCTTTAGTACCTTGTTCTGTCGGTTTAACAATTCCTCTCTTGGCCAAGCGGGCCAGCAGTGCCGGGGGCAGAGGCATCCTgaaacagaggagggaggctcCACATCACAGAACAACCAGCAGTGACAGAGCTGACACTTACTTGGAGTTAAATTAGTgattgataaaataaaaataaataaataaatcacgcATTAtagccaaaaataaaaatgttcctcaTTGACATCGAGAGCTATTTAAACATATATGTACATAGTTTAGTGATGGATTTCATCCATGCTCCTGTGTGAAACTGTGATTAACAGGACACTTTTAAATTCCTGAAAGCACATCTAACCACATCAGTAATCTAATGCTCTCATGTCATGAAAAAACACAGTAGTATCTATATTGTACCTCACAGGCCCCTCCATGCACCCTTTAACTCCTCATTCCTCTTACTGGAGGAAGCATTGCACAAGTAAGACCAAGAGAGGACACTAAAATGTTTCAGtactgaataaaaaacaaacatagaTCATCTCTATGGAATCATGGTGGCTTGATAATACACTTACTTGCATTCTCAAACCAGTGTACTACAATGTACTTTTGGTGACTTATCAAACACCAAATGATCGTGTTCTGACATGTTAACAGAAATAATTTGCCACAAAACTTGAAGTGCAGCTGCCTCCATTACACAGACACGTCTGCAACAGTGAGAAATACTAATCCAATTTAACAACAATAACACCATCGCTGTGTTTCTCTTGAGAATGGAAAAGGATATAGTGTTcaacattgattgattgattgattgattttatttgtttcattcttttttaaaagaaagaaatgaaaaggaacagaaagaagtgagacttatgatgtctgcccctatcaacataaaataaatgacaatttgtcaagatttgttaacatatcacaaaaaaaaatgcaaaattaaatacaaccatttcactaaatcaaaatacaaatacgaccatttcacaaataattaccgatcaaatacaaccatttcccaaaatgtaaatacaaaaaaaaaaaaaaaaaaaccttaatgaaatattttcaaaagaaacaatcattctaagtttgaccattctttaaaacagagtccctcccaataactgtgcttttaaacatttcttgaagatgtgaatggactgagacctcttaatttcactgtcaagtttattccataaattgattccttttgttgtgatgcatctttctttcaatttggttcttgattccggtcgtttgaaaacttcagtgcctcttaatctatattgactgtctcgctttgcaaatctattctgtaaattaaatggtaatttttttccggtgagctttatacattgttttaagaaggttgagttcgaccaattctttaatttttaaggatttcaattttataaatattgggttagtgtggtctctgtaaccacttccattcaccacacgaattGCTCGTTTCTCTaaaaggaagagtggttcaatgtaggtcttacaagcatttccccagacttcaacgcagtaggtcagatatggtataatcaatgaattgtacaacagaacaTCTCATTCAGAACATCTCATTCACAGCAAGCAAGCGACTTTCAGGATATCTTGTTCTACTGTAACTTCGCGAAAAAGGCTAATTTTGATAACTGGATCCTTCAGATCCCAATCTTATGttgtttacttttttctgtTAAAGAATTTTGAATGATCctcaaaatattgttttgatattttctcACACACGCTCATatccatttatttttcattctgcTCTATCCAAGTTAGAGTCGTCTGGATTGGCCCCAGCTGACTTTGGGCAAGGGCaggaggacacaccctggacaggacgccagtccatcacaggacttAACCAGGGAGATGGACCATCTCACTCACATCTACAGACGATTCAACATCTgaccaaaaacatgtttttttggatTGCAGATGAAAATCTGAGTAATTGGAGAAGAactgagagaacatgcaaactccaatcACAAAGCCTTCCATCCAGACTCGTAAAAACTGATGATCTGtgatattttcattcttttaactATAACtaaaaaaacccccacacaTTATAAACACAGTTTACTATAGATTTGCAAGTGTTATACATATGGTAAATATACTCGTATAGCTTGTACTAACTACATCTAAATGTTGAGTTATATTGCTGCTAAAGGGAAAATCATGGAAATGTAGCagtcaagaccaggaccaaAGCATCCCAGGATCAAGACCAGGACATCTATTTTAAGGTTCTGAcaccgagtcaagaccaagactagaTCATCCCAGGATCAAGACCAAGACGCTCTCAGGTACCAGAACACGAGATAATGGAAGACTAATCGAAGGGAAAACTGAGGCGCAAATGATCCTTGATAAAACCCGCTTTGCCCTTTGCGGTGGTCAATTAAAAATAGCCAGGTCGAACTCTTTTGGAGGAGTTacattacttttaaaaaatgaataaatgaacatcTGCCATCATTTCCCACTCCTTTACCCCTCGCCCCCGGGATAAGTCCacgcagcagcaacaacaaggACGATAAACGCAACAAGAGACACCTGTGCATCGCAGGAACGACAgacaaatactttaaaaatctactttgttctgtaaatacattaaaaatgcaaTACTGACCCGGTTTCTGGTTTATTCGCTCCTGGAATTTGAAACGTTTCCCCCAAAAACAGCAGCGGCGGCGACGGCAACACGATCGGCGCACGCTGATGACGTCACACGTCCCACTTCCTGACCACAACAAACATGGAGGAATATGCACGCGAACCTTGGTGAGATTACTTTCTAAAGGTTTTAATAAATCTGCGGCTCTTTGTTCAATGCAGTTTTAAACGGCTGGAGTTCACTCTGCAGGGTTGAGTCGTCGGTTTGTCGTGACTGTCGGCAGTCTGCCGGCTCCGTGCGGAGCTCAGTGAAGAGTCTGTTCTAATGAGATAAAGCTGTGCTTTGGAGGTTTAATGCTCGAATGAAGTGGATGAAACGCTGAATTGTGTTATATGCTGCTTTATTCGCGCTTTTAGAGACGGTTGTGTATTATTATTGCAATGATGTGTTTACATTCTCTTCTCTTCAAAATCTTACTTTTCGTCTGTAAACCTTTGGGTGATTTTGGGCTTTAATGCCTCTCAGATCCTTGTACAGCATGAAACATCCAGACCTGTCAGGTCTTCAGGAGAAGGTTCACTAAATATTACCAGAGTCTGATGcagtttttaattcatttgatCCTCATCTTTGTAACAAACgtcctgaacacctgaggactgCTAACACACCCACTTCTTTTACATCAGGACTTGAATTATTGTTTGCTCAGGGTTTCCTTTAAATAAtagatttaatttattttattacctTTGCCTTAATACAGCTTTTACTTTATTATATcagttttatacttttttttttaaatcaagttgTTTTACGGTATattctttatttccttgtaaaccactgtgaattgccttgtgtctgaatggtgctatataaataaatttgccTTGCCTTGCATTAATGGACCATTACTCTATTCGTAGTTGGTCCCTTAAATGTTGGAAATTAGAGAGAGATCATGAGCAGGGCCTTGCAAAAGCCTCACATATAATTAAAGCCTGCACAGTGAAGTCGTTAGGTTCGAGGGGTTTTGCCCTAATGCTGTGTCTGATTCCCTGCAGTCCCTGGAGGATTGTGGATGACTGCGGCGGTGCTTTCACCATGGGTGCAATTGGTGGAGGCTTATTCCAGGCAGTAAAGGGCTTTCGAAATGCTCCTGCTGTGAGTTAAGACATGCTTGTCCATTCTCTGACTCATTaggttgttgtgtttttattgccaGGTTTCAACTGTGCTCTAATATTTCAGGGTGTTGGACACCGGCTGAGAGGCAGTGTGAAGTCAGTGCGAGTCAGAGCTCCGCAGATCGGAGGTAAACATGAGCTGATGCCTTCTTGTGTGTTTTaactgatgttttcatttcgTTCATTGGATGGCGTAGTAGTTAATCAGACCCGCTCTGTATTTTCAGGCAGCTTTGCCGTGTGGGGAGGACTTTTCTCCACAATCGACTGCGGTTTAGTTCGgctgagaggaaaagaggatCCTTATAACTC
The DNA window shown above is from Salarias fasciatus chromosome 20, fSalaFa1.1, whole genome shotgun sequence and carries:
- the LOC115408545 gene encoding mitochondrial import inner membrane translocase subunit Tim17-B: MEEYAREPCPWRIVDDCGGAFTMGAIGGGLFQAVKGFRNAPAGVGHRLRGSVKSVRVRAPQIGGSFAVWGGLFSTIDCGLVRLRGKEDPYNSIASGALTGAILAARSGPLTMMGSAMMGGILLAVIEGFGILLTRYTAQQFQNPIPFADDPGQSPPKDGDQQQQQQEEKGWFQ